A single Chloracidobacterium sp. DNA region contains:
- a CDS encoding GGDEF domain-containing protein — MKANLSSKYNVTGIGIFPIIFVAISLAAIAASFVLANSVQDYGIKSRGFSAIIVVYLSVCFAVHFLSFRSLADRSIASFDQSAEDRIDEQLKGIEEAGEYFRGSLKSGDVFRLVSSRANQLLPFTGSALFVVDKAVRSFKSVHAQGENAEKLTNIETPLDAGLAGRCFESRMVQIERGVSGFNELIPVEALSGFRSAAAIPLVRSGEVFAVITLYSDSRTAFDGSAITTLEAIGERIAPLVLSSLSFEQSLSNALTDPVTHLPNERAFHLILENQIAETQRNPENRPLTVLALDIREFDQFNLKYGHVAGDRVLSLVANTVKSQLRQMDFFARASNDEFFAILPTANEAIAHEVISRINTSLFTTTFFVNDHETISPVLSYGIASFGADGETSDLLMLAARLRKEQAKASTPRKVLWFPKEAIN; from the coding sequence ATGAAAGCCAACCTTTCCTCAAAATATAATGTCACCGGCATCGGAATATTTCCGATCATTTTTGTCGCAATTTCGCTCGCAGCAATTGCAGCGTCCTTCGTTTTGGCAAATTCAGTACAAGACTACGGGATAAAATCCCGCGGATTTTCCGCGATCATCGTTGTATATTTGTCGGTCTGTTTCGCCGTTCATTTCTTGAGCTTTCGAAGTTTGGCTGATCGGTCGATAGCGTCGTTTGATCAAAGTGCTGAAGATCGGATCGACGAACAACTCAAGGGAATCGAGGAAGCGGGCGAGTATTTTCGCGGTTCACTTAAGTCGGGAGATGTCTTTCGGCTGGTTTCAAGCCGGGCAAATCAACTTCTGCCGTTTACCGGCAGTGCTTTGTTCGTGGTGGACAAAGCGGTCAGAAGCTTTAAGTCGGTCCACGCTCAGGGCGAAAATGCCGAAAAGTTGACGAACATCGAAACTCCGCTCGATGCCGGACTGGCCGGGCGATGTTTTGAAAGCCGAATGGTGCAGATCGAGCGTGGGGTGAGCGGGTTTAACGAATTGATCCCAGTCGAAGCCCTGTCCGGATTTCGGTCAGCGGCGGCGATCCCGTTAGTTCGAAGCGGCGAAGTGTTTGCCGTTATAACGCTTTATTCGGACTCGCGGACCGCGTTTGACGGAAGTGCCATTACGACGCTCGAAGCGATTGGCGAACGCATCGCTCCTTTAGTCCTGAGTTCGCTGTCATTTGAGCAAAGCCTGTCGAACGCTCTTACTGACCCGGTAACCCATTTGCCGAATGAAAGGGCTTTTCACCTGATACTTGAAAATCAGATCGCCGAGACACAACGGAATCCGGAAAACCGCCCGCTCACGGTGCTGGCACTCGATATTCGAGAATTTGACCAATTTAATCTGAAATACGGACACGTCGCGGGGGATCGCGTGTTGTCGTTGGTCGCGAACACCGTCAAATCACAATTGCGCCAAATGGACTTCTTTGCCCGTGCGTCGAACGATGAATTTTTCGCAATTTTGCCTACGGCAAACGAGGCAATAGCTCACGAGGTGATTTCTCGTATCAATACCTCGCTTTTTACGACTACGTTCTTTGTTAACGATCACGAGACGATCTCGCCGGTACTAAGTTATGGCATCGCATCTTTTGGAGCGGACGGAGAGACCTCAGACCTATTGATGCTGGCGGCCCGGTTGCGAAAAGAACAGGCCAAGGCAAGTACTCCTAGGAAAGTACTATGGTTTCCAAAGGAAGCGATCAATTGA